Proteins encoded together in one Ferroglobus placidus DSM 10642 window:
- a CDS encoding helix-turn-helix domain-containing protein: MPGMKEVVIKMKMTPHTWVRKIISEDPLQVRILDCRSIQGKDGVIELFEIRTEGKNVDKIIEKLKKCSEIYDLEILDKDYRRGEIVGTLKTTHCDVCKHFTHLPDCFLGSADYELKDGYVYWKLLLTNEDLKLLLKKFEEMGVEIEIEEMSSYEHHEDSLTVKQEQIVKLAWEMGYFDTPRKISLKKLSEILGISTPTLSEILRRGLRKIVKDYFEKVSRRKR, encoded by the coding sequence ATGCCGGGGATGAAGGAAGTTGTGATCAAGATGAAAATGACCCCCCACACTTGGGTTAGAAAGATAATATCAGAGGATCCGCTTCAAGTGAGAATTCTCGACTGCAGATCTATTCAAGGAAAAGATGGTGTGATAGAGCTATTTGAAATTAGAACGGAAGGTAAGAATGTTGATAAGATAATCGAGAAGCTGAAGAAATGCAGCGAAATTTACGACTTGGAAATTCTCGATAAAGATTACAGGAGAGGAGAAATCGTAGGGACGCTCAAAACAACTCATTGTGACGTTTGCAAGCATTTCACACACTTACCGGACTGCTTTCTCGGTTCTGCAGATTACGAGCTGAAAGATGGCTACGTTTACTGGAAACTACTTTTAACTAACGAAGATTTGAAGCTTTTACTCAAAAAGTTCGAAGAGATGGGAGTGGAGATAGAAATAGAGGAGATGTCAAGCTATGAACATCATGAAGACTCTCTGACGGTGAAGCAGGAGCAGATAGTCAAGCTCGCTTGGGAAATGGGATACTTCGACACTCCAAGGAAGATAAGTCTCAAGAAACTATCAGAAATTCTTGGCATATCCACACCAACCCTTTCGGAAATTCTGAGGAGGGGTTTGAGAAAAATTGTGAAGGACTATTTTGAGAAGGTAAGTAGGAGGAAGAGGTAA
- a CDS encoding phosphoglycolate phosphatase, which translates to MIKAIAVDIDGTLTYKDRSLNCKAVEALRKVDATIILATGNISCFARTAAKLIGVSDIAICENGGVVRFDYDGEDIILGDKSKCLKAVEILKKHYRVELLDDDYRKSEVCLRRTFPIDEAKKLLPEDVRIIDSGFAYHITDREVSKGKALKFIAEKLGIKLEEIVAIGDSENDIDMFEVAGIGVAVANADVRLKRVADVVTSKPNGDGVVEALEFLGLI; encoded by the coding sequence ATGATAAAAGCGATAGCAGTAGACATCGACGGAACTCTCACTTACAAAGACAGAAGTCTGAACTGCAAAGCCGTCGAAGCTCTGAGAAAAGTCGACGCTACGATAATTTTAGCAACTGGAAACATCTCCTGCTTCGCAAGAACGGCTGCCAAGCTCATAGGAGTTTCGGACATAGCTATCTGCGAAAACGGAGGAGTCGTTAGATTTGATTACGATGGAGAGGACATAATTCTCGGAGATAAGAGCAAGTGCTTAAAAGCCGTGGAAATTCTCAAAAAGCACTATAGGGTTGAGCTGCTCGACGACGATTACAGAAAATCGGAAGTCTGCTTGAGGAGAACTTTTCCGATAGACGAAGCTAAAAAGCTTCTTCCCGAAGACGTGAGAATAATCGATTCGGGCTTTGCCTACCACATCACCGACAGAGAAGTGAGTAAGGGAAAGGCGTTGAAATTCATAGCGGAAAAATTAGGAATAAAGCTCGAAGAGATCGTTGCCATAGGAGATTCGGAAAACGACATAGACATGTTCGAAGTTGCTGGAATAGGAGTTGCTGTAGCTAACGCTGACGTAAGACTGAAGAGAGTCGCAGATGTCGTCACCTCCAAGCCAAACGGAGACGGAGTTGTTGAAGCTCTTGAGTTTCTCGGTTTAATTTAG
- a CDS encoding tetrahydromethanopterin S-methyltransferase subunit H family protein, whose amino-acid sequence MIPGLNFDRIVLIGSIFYSRHAIVEDHNKGIFNREKAEELINKQEELADKYQISSTLDVVAETGEAMVKYLDFILDLYDKPIILDGYVEARVAGLKYVIEHGVSDKIIYNSINPINTKEELELIKEAKIKYAVIFDYDPSYTTPPRRLALLTGDGRKEGLIQKAKKLGIKEMLIDVVPTDIKSLGEVIETLLLVKATYSYPAGCGPANVSYYMAEYLKKELDTKVLVSSVDSVAQLFSDFLFYGPIERSEIAFESAFIVEEVKEGLSTPIYKMVVSR is encoded by the coding sequence ATGATTCCAGGATTGAACTTTGACAGAATCGTTCTAATCGGCAGCATTTTCTATTCGAGGCATGCGATAGTTGAAGATCACAACAAAGGAATCTTCAACAGAGAAAAAGCGGAGGAGCTGATAAACAAGCAAGAGGAGCTGGCTGATAAGTATCAGATTTCTTCAACTCTCGACGTTGTGGCTGAAACCGGAGAGGCTATGGTGAAGTACCTCGATTTCATCTTAGATCTTTACGACAAGCCGATAATTCTTGATGGCTACGTTGAAGCGAGAGTTGCCGGATTGAAGTACGTTATCGAACACGGAGTTTCCGACAAAATAATTTACAACTCCATAAATCCGATTAACACGAAAGAAGAGCTTGAGCTGATAAAGGAGGCTAAGATAAAGTACGCGGTCATTTTTGATTACGACCCCTCCTACACGACTCCGCCAAGAAGGCTTGCTTTGCTGACTGGAGATGGAAGAAAAGAGGGATTGATTCAGAAGGCAAAGAAATTGGGGATCAAAGAGATGCTAATCGACGTGGTTCCGACGGACATTAAAAGCTTGGGAGAAGTTATCGAAACTCTCCTCCTCGTTAAAGCAACTTATTCGTATCCTGCTGGCTGTGGACCGGCTAACGTCTCCTACTACATGGCGGAGTACCTAAAAAAGGAGCTCGACACGAAAGTTCTCGTTAGCAGCGTTGACAGCGTTGCCCAGCTTTTCAGCGACTTCCTTTTCTACGGACCTATTGAGAGAAGTGAAATAGCTTTCGAAAGCGCATTTATAGTTGAGGAGGTTAAGGAAGGTTTGAGCACTCCTATATACAAAATGGTGGTGTCGAGATGA
- a CDS encoding DUF2193 domain-containing protein, whose product MIEEVLKESLKLQEEAVKAIETHRFEEFKIVHAEKFVEAVREMKVKDGQNENALNLYRMSLINHYEILKSLTESVSPMESAFLEWMQTPVVMEILYSLDSSFREAAERVAKVIEESDDIISLEAMRIANGFYGVTSAKDFAAIPGSTLSVLAKIVERADVERDYAKAFLSAKSWGLNTSYIFGNEFLKVFKETKSFEKAVEAEKKAMKRMLLEPVKLQREIMLSYGFKSFDPADYMRIYREKMENVVNDSLDEVHVANIVMLPTHVGDVGHHIGWQYYYICRDEMCMELLRVHLAFLKRNLRRAFEEGLMKSVFDVSYFATGLSALLIYKLLFDEGFTAEMLTRLFTERFYNYVMLNQFDRNVVNELHVNDLLDFAFRGQRLAEKGWKIGKLEVDFSDYENSFLQRGEYYAYPFCAITTKFATLMRFADMPCLLAPEPISIATLVNAVALSPEKPFAPVSLCKNCATAHVQPAKCMHCLSKNLKI is encoded by the coding sequence ATGATAGAAGAAGTTCTGAAAGAATCTCTGAAGTTGCAGGAAGAAGCAGTTAAGGCTATAGAAACCCACAGGTTTGAGGAGTTCAAGATCGTTCACGCGGAAAAGTTTGTAGAGGCTGTTAGGGAAATGAAGGTAAAAGATGGACAGAACGAAAACGCTCTCAACCTCTACAGAATGAGCCTGATAAACCACTACGAAATCTTGAAAAGCTTAACCGAAAGCGTGTCTCCGATGGAATCGGCTTTTCTCGAGTGGATGCAAACTCCGGTTGTGATGGAAATCCTTTACAGCCTGGACTCTTCTTTCAGAGAAGCCGCTGAAAGAGTTGCGAAGGTAATTGAGGAGAGCGACGATATCATTTCCCTCGAAGCTATGAGAATCGCCAACGGCTTTTACGGAGTGACTTCGGCAAAGGACTTTGCCGCTATTCCCGGCTCAACTCTCTCGGTTTTGGCAAAAATTGTCGAGAGGGCAGATGTAGAGAGAGACTACGCAAAAGCGTTTTTATCAGCAAAGTCGTGGGGGTTGAACACTTCCTACATCTTCGGCAACGAGTTTTTGAAAGTTTTTAAGGAAACGAAGAGCTTTGAAAAAGCTGTAGAGGCTGAGAAAAAAGCTATGAAGAGAATGTTGCTCGAGCCGGTAAAGCTTCAGAGGGAAATAATGCTTTCCTACGGATTCAAATCCTTCGATCCGGCAGATTATATGAGAATTTACAGAGAAAAGATGGAAAATGTCGTAAATGATTCTCTCGACGAAGTTCACGTAGCAAACATCGTCATGCTGCCAACCCATGTAGGAGATGTCGGACACCACATAGGCTGGCAGTACTACTACATCTGCAGAGATGAGATGTGCATGGAGCTTTTAAGAGTGCACTTGGCTTTCCTCAAAAGGAACCTCCGAAGAGCGTTTGAGGAAGGTTTGATGAAGAGCGTTTTCGACGTCTCTTACTTTGCCACCGGACTTTCCGCTTTACTAATATACAAACTTCTGTTCGACGAAGGATTTACAGCAGAGATGCTCACGAGACTATTCACGGAAAGGTTTTACAACTACGTGATGCTCAATCAGTTTGATAGAAACGTCGTTAACGAGCTTCACGTCAACGACCTTCTCGATTTCGCTTTTCGCGGGCAGAGATTGGCTGAAAAGGGGTGGAAGATTGGAAAACTCGAAGTGGATTTTTCAGACTACGAAAACTCCTTCCTGCAGAGGGGTGAATACTACGCTTATCCCTTCTGCGCAATAACGACAAAATTCGCAACTTTGATGAGGTTTGCAGACATGCCTTGTTTACTCGCTCCCGAGCCAATAAGCATAGCAACTCTCGTAAATGCTGTGGCGTTATCTCCGGAAAAGCCCTTCGCTCCCGTAAGTTTATGCAAGAACTGCGCAACAGCCCACGTCCAGCCGGCTAAGTGCATGCACTGCTTAAGCAAAAACCTCAAAATTTAA
- a CDS encoding ferredoxin, whose protein sequence is MPAKVDENLCTGCGLCEEICPEVFKLDENGISRVVGDCEANIDCCQEAAESCPAGAITIE, encoded by the coding sequence ATGCCAGCTAAAGTAGACGAAAACCTTTGTACGGGCTGCGGATTATGCGAGGAGATCTGTCCGGAAGTTTTTAAGCTCGACGAGAACGGGATAAGTAGAGTCGTTGGAGATTGCGAAGCTAATATCGACTGCTGCCAGGAAGCTGCAGAAAGCTGTCCCGCTGGAGCGATAACGATAGAATGA
- the hdrA2 gene encoding CoB-CoM heterodisulfide reductase HdrA2 produces the protein MRIGVFVCHCGLNIARIVDVQEVVNYAKNLEDVYFSTDLKYACSDSGQEEIIKAIKENRLDAVVIAACSPKLHEHTFRKAAMRAGLNPYMVLMANIREQCSWVHQEHPKAATEKAKDLVRMAVAAARKLEPLSRKRIEVKKSAVVIGGGVAGIEAALTLANAGVKVYLIEKAPTIGGKMATLNEVFPTNDCSICILAPKMSEAFNHENIEVITNAEVLEVSGHVGNFKVKVRKHPRYVDENKCKGCIDDCSSVCPVEVPNEFDYTIGVRKAIYLPIPQSTPLYAAIDWEHCIGCRLCEKACEPKAVDFNQKPEDLEIEAGVIIVATGYKPFDARRKEEYGYGVYKNVITTLELERLLSASGPTLGNLYRPSDSSVPRKIAFIQCVGSRDVKTNKYCSRVCCMVSIKNAYIIKERYPEADVSVFFIDIRAFGRMYEEFFARAQEKGIRFIRGRVAEIYELENGNLILTYENTLTGEIKEEEFELVVLSIGMEGNTDLANKLGISVGEDGFYDVAHPKLRPAETDVKGIFLAGAASGPKDIQDSVASAGLAASKAMELIFGGEAEFDPYNAYVNEEKCIGCRICEEVCNFNAVTFENKKAKIDPNACVMCGVCAASCPADAIDLGFFKEDAIVAMIDALAEEKKVEPLILIFACHFCSYGALDLAGTTKTQYSPNVRVIRTLCSGRVDPEWILRALKRGIDGVMVTGCRLGECHFRVGNYHAVDRIKALKKLLEEIGINPERVETSWHSAGEGAEIAKDIDEFVERIAKLGSIYEEVAR, from the coding sequence ATGAGGATCGGTGTATTTGTTTGTCACTGCGGATTGAACATAGCGAGAATTGTTGACGTTCAAGAAGTTGTTAATTACGCTAAAAATCTCGAAGACGTTTACTTTTCCACGGATTTAAAGTACGCCTGTTCCGACAGCGGTCAGGAGGAGATTATAAAAGCTATAAAAGAAAATCGGCTCGATGCCGTTGTTATTGCCGCATGCTCTCCAAAACTTCACGAGCACACTTTTAGAAAAGCTGCGATGAGAGCGGGGCTGAACCCTTACATGGTTCTCATGGCAAACATAAGGGAGCAGTGTTCGTGGGTTCACCAAGAACATCCTAAAGCTGCGACGGAAAAAGCTAAAGATCTCGTCAGAATGGCTGTCGCTGCTGCAAGAAAGCTCGAACCACTGTCAAGAAAGAGAATTGAGGTTAAGAAGAGTGCCGTCGTGATCGGCGGAGGCGTTGCTGGGATTGAAGCCGCTTTAACTCTCGCTAACGCTGGAGTGAAAGTATATCTTATAGAAAAAGCCCCCACAATCGGAGGAAAAATGGCTACGCTGAATGAAGTTTTTCCGACGAACGACTGTTCGATATGCATCCTCGCTCCCAAGATGAGCGAGGCTTTCAATCACGAGAACATAGAGGTCATAACAAACGCCGAAGTCCTTGAAGTTTCTGGACACGTGGGGAATTTTAAAGTAAAAGTCAGAAAGCATCCGAGGTACGTGGACGAGAATAAATGCAAAGGCTGTATCGACGATTGCTCCTCAGTCTGCCCGGTGGAAGTTCCCAACGAGTTCGACTACACGATAGGAGTGAGAAAGGCAATATACTTGCCGATTCCCCAGTCAACTCCTCTTTACGCAGCCATAGACTGGGAGCACTGCATCGGCTGCAGACTTTGCGAAAAAGCGTGCGAACCGAAAGCCGTCGACTTTAATCAGAAGCCGGAAGATTTAGAGATAGAAGCGGGAGTTATTATCGTCGCTACCGGCTACAAACCTTTCGATGCGAGGAGGAAAGAGGAGTACGGCTACGGAGTGTATAAGAACGTTATAACAACCCTCGAACTCGAAAGACTTTTGTCAGCCTCGGGACCAACTCTCGGCAACTTGTATCGCCCTTCGGATTCTTCCGTGCCGAGAAAAATCGCTTTCATTCAGTGCGTAGGGAGCAGGGATGTTAAGACCAACAAGTACTGCTCGAGGGTTTGCTGCATGGTGAGCATTAAGAACGCTTACATTATAAAGGAAAGGTATCCGGAAGCGGATGTTTCAGTCTTCTTTATCGACATAAGAGCCTTCGGAAGAATGTACGAGGAGTTTTTTGCGAGAGCTCAGGAAAAGGGAATAAGATTCATAAGGGGAAGAGTGGCTGAGATTTACGAGCTTGAGAACGGAAATCTAATTCTCACGTACGAAAACACTCTTACCGGAGAAATAAAAGAGGAGGAGTTCGAACTCGTCGTTCTTTCCATCGGAATGGAAGGGAACACTGACTTGGCAAACAAGCTCGGGATAAGCGTCGGCGAAGACGGATTTTACGACGTGGCTCATCCGAAGCTTAGACCAGCTGAAACTGATGTAAAGGGAATATTTTTGGCCGGAGCAGCAAGCGGTCCTAAGGATATTCAAGATTCCGTAGCTTCAGCAGGTTTGGCGGCTTCGAAAGCCATGGAGCTTATATTTGGCGGAGAAGCGGAATTTGACCCTTACAATGCCTACGTAAACGAAGAAAAGTGCATAGGATGCAGAATATGCGAGGAGGTTTGCAATTTCAATGCTGTGACGTTCGAAAATAAGAAGGCGAAGATAGATCCGAACGCTTGCGTCATGTGCGGAGTTTGCGCAGCTTCTTGTCCGGCAGACGCGATAGACTTGGGATTCTTTAAGGAAGATGCGATTGTTGCTATGATTGACGCACTCGCTGAGGAGAAGAAAGTAGAGCCGCTAATATTGATCTTCGCCTGCCACTTCTGCAGTTACGGAGCACTCGACTTGGCTGGAACTACGAAAACCCAGTATTCTCCTAACGTGAGGGTAATAAGGACGCTTTGCTCTGGGAGGGTTGATCCTGAGTGGATTTTGAGGGCTTTGAAGAGAGGAATAGACGGCGTTATGGTGACCGGTTGCAGGCTTGGAGAGTGCCACTTTAGAGTTGGTAACTATCATGCTGTTGATAGAATTAAAGCTCTGAAGAAGCTTCTTGAGGAGATCGGAATAAATCCAGAGAGGGTGGAAACTTCCTGGCATTCCGCTGGAGAGGGGGCTGAGATAGCCAAAGATATCGACGAGTTTGTTGAGAGAATTGCGAAGCTTGGATCGATTTACGAAGAGGTGGCAAGATGA
- a CDS encoding 4Fe-4S binding protein → MIERDVEMEENKFIFIQRAEDEERRLIYDYKKCNGCGICVYACPINAIELGPVHDIALGLEMPPITLDHIKCSYCGICYAFCPFNAFDFYINEKRVEKQELPLTLSGETRIDREKCVNCTLCFKVCPTNAISLDFKIKREDIPQRNEGVEGKVEIDREKCNLCGICAEFCEVFQMVEKEPHPEDVMPYEDILIDETKCDYCKLCERVCPEEAIRVEGKLIEADVSDYAFVDVNNEECSRCSYCEEVCPYDAITVSKPIYGELYLYEPRMYRCDPVGCGACIKVCKHNRVWYVSKDKGRVHYNEKFCNYCGACENSCPYDLIAVKRDAVFTIENIKNEPWRESWEEAVYRITRKIRAEEPRVKFAKVSQKFEVKEEEFKVFKPTEDILKKLEEKISLAEKILKRAAIRKAIEEERFEDFAKLVKKYASRELERKEEQEA, encoded by the coding sequence ATGATAGAGAGAGACGTTGAGATGGAGGAGAACAAATTCATATTCATTCAAAGAGCTGAAGATGAGGAGAGGAGATTAATTTACGACTACAAAAAATGTAACGGTTGCGGAATTTGCGTTTACGCATGCCCAATAAATGCGATAGAGCTTGGTCCGGTTCACGACATAGCTTTAGGTCTGGAAATGCCCCCGATAACGCTCGATCACATAAAGTGCTCCTACTGCGGAATTTGCTACGCTTTCTGCCCTTTTAACGCCTTCGACTTTTACATTAACGAAAAGAGAGTAGAAAAACAGGAGTTACCTCTCACTTTGTCCGGAGAAACGAGGATTGATAGGGAGAAGTGCGTGAATTGTACGCTCTGCTTTAAAGTCTGTCCGACGAATGCGATAAGCCTCGATTTCAAAATAAAAAGAGAGGACATCCCGCAGAGGAATGAAGGCGTGGAAGGGAAAGTTGAAATAGATAGGGAGAAGTGCAATCTTTGCGGAATTTGCGCAGAGTTCTGCGAAGTTTTTCAAATGGTCGAAAAAGAGCCTCATCCGGAGGATGTCATGCCCTACGAGGATATCCTAATCGACGAGACTAAGTGCGACTACTGCAAGCTCTGCGAGAGAGTTTGTCCAGAAGAAGCTATAAGAGTAGAAGGGAAATTGATAGAGGCTGACGTTTCGGATTACGCTTTCGTTGATGTCAACAACGAGGAGTGCTCGAGGTGTTCCTACTGCGAAGAAGTTTGTCCGTACGACGCGATAACAGTTTCGAAGCCAATTTACGGAGAACTCTACCTGTACGAGCCGAGGATGTACAGATGCGATCCAGTCGGATGCGGGGCTTGTATAAAAGTTTGCAAGCACAACAGGGTTTGGTACGTTTCGAAGGATAAGGGAAGAGTTCACTACAACGAGAAATTCTGCAATTACTGCGGAGCTTGCGAAAACTCGTGTCCCTACGACTTAATAGCTGTTAAGAGGGATGCGGTCTTTACCATAGAAAACATAAAGAACGAACCCTGGAGGGAGTCTTGGGAGGAGGCAGTTTACAGAATAACGAGAAAAATTAGAGCTGAGGAGCCGAGAGTTAAATTTGCAAAAGTCTCTCAGAAATTCGAAGTTAAAGAGGAGGAGTTTAAGGTATTTAAGCCAACTGAGGACATTTTAAAGAAACTCGAGGAGAAGATTTCACTGGCTGAAAAAATTTTAAAAAGAGCGGCGATCAGAAAAGCGATTGAAGAAGAGAGGTTCGAAGATTTTGCAAAGCTGGTGAAGAAGTATGCATCTCGAGAGCTTGAGAGGAAGGAAGAACAAGAAGCTTGA
- the coaBC gene encoding bifunctional phosphopantothenoylcysteine decarboxylase/phosphopantothenate--cysteine ligase CoaBC, which produces MHLESLRGRKNKKLEGKKIVLGVTGSIAAIESVKLARELVRRGADVVAVMSEAAKKIIHPYALEFATDNPVIDEITGKIEHVELFERDGKADLLLIAPATANTIAKIANGIDDTPVTTMATVALGSGKKIIVAPAMHESMIKNKAVAEAMEKLKNLGVEIVEPKFEEGKAKFPEIEKICLHVERALYKKDFEGYKVLVTSGPTYEFLDPIRFISNRSSGKFGYEIALEFWRRGAEIVYVSSKDVPFSLPDFEHVKVVSVKDMLEACLAHKDCDVFVSAAAAADFTIETKRSKIKTADELNLILKAAPKVLKEVRKVSNCKIIGFKAETGVGDKELEKIALSKMEEDRIDMIVANDVLERGMGTDDTRVFVATGKRRVWLEGLKMHVAEKIVDIFSEDCL; this is translated from the coding sequence ATGCATCTCGAGAGCTTGAGAGGAAGGAAGAACAAGAAGCTTGAAGGTAAAAAGATCGTTCTTGGGGTTACCGGAAGCATAGCAGCGATAGAGTCTGTGAAGCTTGCGAGAGAGCTCGTGAGGAGAGGAGCGGATGTGGTGGCTGTTATGAGCGAAGCGGCTAAAAAGATAATTCACCCCTACGCCCTCGAATTCGCCACCGACAATCCGGTTATAGACGAAATTACCGGGAAAATAGAGCACGTTGAGCTTTTTGAGAGAGACGGTAAGGCGGATCTTTTATTAATTGCTCCAGCCACAGCCAACACCATAGCCAAGATTGCGAACGGCATAGACGACACGCCAGTAACGACGATGGCTACTGTCGCTCTTGGAAGTGGAAAGAAGATAATCGTAGCTCCAGCCATGCACGAAAGCATGATAAAGAACAAAGCTGTTGCGGAAGCGATGGAAAAGCTGAAAAACTTGGGAGTGGAAATAGTCGAGCCTAAATTCGAAGAGGGAAAGGCGAAGTTCCCCGAGATTGAGAAAATATGCCTCCACGTGGAAAGAGCTTTGTACAAGAAAGATTTCGAAGGATACAAAGTTCTCGTAACTTCCGGACCAACTTACGAGTTCCTCGATCCGATTAGGTTTATAAGCAATAGAAGTAGCGGAAAGTTCGGCTACGAAATCGCTCTGGAGTTCTGGCGGAGAGGAGCTGAGATCGTTTACGTTTCCTCGAAAGACGTCCCCTTCAGCCTACCGGATTTCGAGCACGTAAAGGTGGTTTCGGTAAAAGATATGCTGGAAGCCTGTTTAGCCCACAAAGACTGCGACGTTTTCGTTTCGGCTGCCGCTGCAGCAGATTTTACGATAGAAACGAAGAGGAGCAAGATTAAAACTGCCGATGAGCTGAATCTAATTTTAAAAGCTGCTCCGAAGGTTTTAAAGGAAGTCAGAAAAGTTTCGAACTGCAAGATAATAGGGTTTAAAGCGGAAACCGGAGTTGGCGACAAGGAACTCGAAAAAATTGCTCTGAGCAAAATGGAAGAGGATAGAATCGATATGATCGTCGCAAACGACGTGCTCGAAAGAGGAATGGGTACAGACGATACGAGAGTTTTCGTAGCTACCGGAAAAAGAAGGGTCTGGCTCGAAGGGTTGAAAATGCACGTTGCGGAGAAGATAGTAGATATCTTTTCCGAAGACTGTCTATGA
- a CDS encoding pantoate kinase codes for MIFAPSSITAFFSPRIHSEPKKAGSIGVGITLNEGVVARESKEEGVYLNGSKIEFPTVEYVLRKLGLKGVNLETKLPLSCGFGLSGASALATAFLSKEADYFFLCDLAHEAEVIHKTGLGDVVTQTHGGVVARISEGAPSIAKVKKFFFNATIDVIVLGKINTAEFLSSYNLKEISRIGEECLKEFLKKPSLENLFELSKKFAIETGLGEEVKDVIEAVEAAGGKASMAMLGKTVFALNGREAFGDFSGLTFSARIRNCGVDANF; via the coding sequence ATGATTTTCGCTCCCTCGAGCATAACGGCTTTCTTTTCTCCAAGAATTCATTCCGAGCCTAAAAAAGCAGGATCGATCGGAGTTGGGATAACTTTAAACGAAGGTGTCGTTGCCAGAGAATCCAAAGAGGAGGGAGTTTATTTAAACGGAAGTAAAATTGAATTTCCCACGGTTGAGTACGTTTTAAGAAAGCTTGGTTTGAAAGGCGTGAATCTCGAAACGAAACTTCCGTTGTCCTGCGGCTTTGGTTTGAGCGGTGCTTCTGCTTTAGCCACAGCTTTTCTCTCAAAGGAAGCAGATTATTTTTTCCTCTGCGATCTTGCTCACGAGGCTGAGGTAATTCATAAAACCGGGCTTGGTGATGTTGTCACCCAAACTCACGGCGGAGTCGTTGCGAGAATTTCCGAAGGAGCTCCTTCGATTGCTAAGGTTAAGAAGTTTTTCTTCAACGCAACGATTGACGTTATCGTTTTGGGAAAGATTAACACGGCAGAGTTCCTTTCAAGCTACAACCTGAAGGAGATATCGAGAATAGGAGAGGAATGTCTTAAAGAGTTCTTGAAAAAACCGAGCCTCGAAAACCTCTTCGAACTCTCCAAAAAGTTCGCCATCGAAACGGGGTTAGGAGAGGAAGTTAAAGATGTAATAGAGGCGGTCGAAGCAGCTGGAGGAAAAGCTTCAATGGCTATGCTCGGAAAAACGGTTTTTGCACTAAACGGAAGGGAAGCTTTCGGGGATTTTAGCGGTTTAACTTTTTCGGCGAGAATCAGAAACTGCGGAGTGGACGCTAATTTTTAA
- a CDS encoding Lrp/AsnC family transcriptional regulator, whose protein sequence is MLHVFDLDEKDKRILELLEKNPEMTQNDIARVVGLSQPSVGARIKKLKELGLISHVYGLNLKNSGLYVVKVDVKCRNPRKIVERFKRCPHFLNSFVVAGNKNLTLLFIGEDLSTVEAIIDKHLRPNSDVVDLDVGIVIKAERDMVMPIKILVEKTGSPCGSNCSECEYYISELCNGCPATTHYRGKLWK, encoded by the coding sequence ATGCTGCACGTTTTCGACTTAGATGAAAAGGACAAAAGGATACTGGAACTTTTAGAAAAAAACCCGGAAATGACCCAAAACGACATAGCGAGAGTCGTAGGGTTGTCTCAACCTTCAGTTGGTGCGAGAATAAAGAAGTTGAAAGAGCTCGGATTGATAAGCCACGTTTACGGATTGAATTTAAAAAATTCCGGACTTTACGTGGTTAAGGTTGATGTAAAGTGCAGAAATCCGAGAAAAATAGTAGAAAGGTTTAAAAGATGCCCGCACTTTCTGAATTCGTTTGTTGTAGCTGGAAACAAGAATTTGACTCTTCTCTTCATAGGAGAGGACCTCTCGACAGTCGAAGCTATAATCGACAAACACTTGAGACCTAACAGCGACGTCGTCGATCTGGATGTCGGAATAGTGATAAAAGCTGAAAGGGACATGGTAATGCCGATAAAAATACTCGTCGAAAAGACCGGGAGTCCGTGCGGAAGCAATTGCAGCGAGTGCGAATATTACATTTCGGAGCTCTGCAACGGCTGTCCGGCTACAACGCATTACAGAGGAAAGCTCTGGAAATGA